A genomic window from Prunus persica cultivar Lovell chromosome G2, Prunus_persica_NCBIv2, whole genome shotgun sequence includes:
- the LOC18784675 gene encoding protein HESO1 isoform X1 produces MSAQSTLENTLKEILRVVKPLREDWTTRLQIIDELRGAVESVESLRGATVEPFGSFVSDLFTRWGDLDVSIEFSNGSFVSPYGKKQKQRLLGDVMRAMRQKGGWRRYQLIPNARVPILKVESNLQNVSCDISIDNLKCQMKSRLLFWISEIDTRFRDMVLLIKEWAKAHNINNPKFGTFNSYSLTLLVVFHFQTCAPAIFPPLKDIYPGNLIDDLKGLRADTERRIEETCAANIRRFQSYNLRAENRSSLSELFISFLGKFSDISLKASELGICTYTGQWQAIKSNMRWLPQTYALFIEDPFEQPENSARAVSKRELTRISETFEMSHHMLISPNHSSLLATLVRPQMLSLMVRTPDWRRQPTHPQRFRAEGSHSPTPSNNNGPRQPTRPQVHRVVRSPSQVQPQYQTVKPKGPSEVQPQYQTVKPKGPSQVQPQFQTMNPKSHPNRATFKKPPLQTYEDQRQQIWRPRSDRPV; encoded by the exons GTGCAACTGTGGAACCATTTGGGTCATTTGTGTCTGATCTCTTTACAAGGTGGGGAGACTTGGATGTTTCAATTGAGTTTTCCAATGGTTCATTTGTTTCACCTTATGGGAAAAAGCAGAAACAACGTTTACTAGGAGATGTTATGAGAGCTATGAGACAGAAAG GTGGATGGAGGAGGTACCAATTAATCCCCAATGCAAGAGTTCCCATTTTAAAGGTTGAAAGTAATCTCCAAAATGTATCTTGCGATATTTCAATCGATAATCTGAAATGCCAAATGAAGTCTAGACTCTTGTTCTGGATCAGTGAGATAGATACACGCTTCCGCGATATGGTTTTACTG ATTAAGGAATGGGCAAAAGCACACAACATAAATAATCCAAAATTTGGGACTTTCAATTCGTACTCTCTCACTTTGCTTGTGGTCTTCCATTTTCAG ACATGTGCACCTGCAATTTTTCCACCCCTTAAAGATATATATCCAGGAAATCTCATTGATGATCTTAAAG GCTTGAGGGCTGATACAGAGAGACGTATTGAAGAGACATGTGCTGCTAATATAAGAAGGTTTCAATCATACAATTTGAGGGCAGAAAACAGAAGTTCTTTGTCTGagcttttcatttcattcctTGGGAAG TTTTCTGACATCAGTTTGAAGGCTTCGGAATTAGGAATTTGCACTTATACTGGACAGTGGCAAGCCATAAAAAGCAATATGAGATGGTTGCCCCAAACTTATGCCCTATTT ATTGAAGATCCTTTTGAGCAGCCTGAAAATTCTGCGAGGGCTGTTAGCAAGAGGGAATTGACAAGGATATCAGAAACATTTGAGATGAGCCACCACATGCTCATCTCACCCAATCACAGTTCGCTTCTTGCCACACTAGTCCGACCTCAAATGTTAAGCCTCATGGTAAGAACACCGGACTGGCGCCGCCAACCAACTCATCCACAACGTTTCAGGGCTGAGGGTTCACATTCACCAACCCCAAGCAACAACAATGGCCCCCGACAACCAACTCGTCCTCAGGTGCACAGGGTGGTGCGCTCACCCTCACAAGTGCAACCTCAATATCAGACGGTGAAGCCAAAAGGCCCCTCAGAAGTGCAACCTCAATATCAGACGGTGAAGCCAAAAGGCCCCTCACAAGTGCAACCTCAATTTCAGACTATGAACCCAAAAAGCCATCCCAACAGGGCAACCTTTAAAAAACCTCCTCTGCAGACATACGAAGATCAACGGCAGCAAATATGGAGACCAAGATCTGATAGACCAGTGTGA
- the LOC18784675 gene encoding protein HESO1 isoform X2, giving the protein MSAQSTLENTLKEILRVVKPLREDWTTRLQIIDELRGAVESVESLRGATVEPFGSFVSDLFTRWGDLDVSIEFSNGSFVSPYGKKQKQRLLGDVMRAMRQKGGWRRYQLIPNARVPILKVESNLQNVSCDISIDNLKCQMKSRLLFWISEIDTRFRDMVLLVKEWAKAHNINNPKFGTFNSYSLTLLVVFHFQTCAPAIFPPLKDIYPGNLIDDLKGLRADTERRIEETCAANIRRFQSYNLRAENRSSLSELFISFLGKFSDISLKASELGICTYTGQWQAIKSNMRWLPQTYALFIEDPFEQPENSARAVSKRELTRISETFEMSHHMLISPNHSSLLATLVRPQMLSLMVRTPDWRRQPTHPQRFRAEGSHSPTPSNNNGPRQPTRPQVHRVVRSPSQVQPQYQTVKPKGPSEVQPQYQTVKPKGPSQVQPQFQTMNPKSHPNRATFKKPPLQTYEDQRQQIWRPRSDRPV; this is encoded by the exons GTGCAACTGTGGAACCATTTGGGTCATTTGTGTCTGATCTCTTTACAAGGTGGGGAGACTTGGATGTTTCAATTGAGTTTTCCAATGGTTCATTTGTTTCACCTTATGGGAAAAAGCAGAAACAACGTTTACTAGGAGATGTTATGAGAGCTATGAGACAGAAAG GTGGATGGAGGAGGTACCAATTAATCCCCAATGCAAGAGTTCCCATTTTAAAGGTTGAAAGTAATCTCCAAAATGTATCTTGCGATATTTCAATCGATAATCTGAAATGCCAAATGAAGTCTAGACTCTTGTTCTGGATCAGTGAGATAGATACACGCTTCCGCGATATGGTTTTACTGGTA AAGGAATGGGCAAAAGCACACAACATAAATAATCCAAAATTTGGGACTTTCAATTCGTACTCTCTCACTTTGCTTGTGGTCTTCCATTTTCAG ACATGTGCACCTGCAATTTTTCCACCCCTTAAAGATATATATCCAGGAAATCTCATTGATGATCTTAAAG GCTTGAGGGCTGATACAGAGAGACGTATTGAAGAGACATGTGCTGCTAATATAAGAAGGTTTCAATCATACAATTTGAGGGCAGAAAACAGAAGTTCTTTGTCTGagcttttcatttcattcctTGGGAAG TTTTCTGACATCAGTTTGAAGGCTTCGGAATTAGGAATTTGCACTTATACTGGACAGTGGCAAGCCATAAAAAGCAATATGAGATGGTTGCCCCAAACTTATGCCCTATTT ATTGAAGATCCTTTTGAGCAGCCTGAAAATTCTGCGAGGGCTGTTAGCAAGAGGGAATTGACAAGGATATCAGAAACATTTGAGATGAGCCACCACATGCTCATCTCACCCAATCACAGTTCGCTTCTTGCCACACTAGTCCGACCTCAAATGTTAAGCCTCATGGTAAGAACACCGGACTGGCGCCGCCAACCAACTCATCCACAACGTTTCAGGGCTGAGGGTTCACATTCACCAACCCCAAGCAACAACAATGGCCCCCGACAACCAACTCGTCCTCAGGTGCACAGGGTGGTGCGCTCACCCTCACAAGTGCAACCTCAATATCAGACGGTGAAGCCAAAAGGCCCCTCAGAAGTGCAACCTCAATATCAGACGGTGAAGCCAAAAGGCCCCTCACAAGTGCAACCTCAATTTCAGACTATGAACCCAAAAAGCCATCCCAACAGGGCAACCTTTAAAAAACCTCCTCTGCAGACATACGAAGATCAACGGCAGCAAATATGGAGACCAAGATCTGATAGACCAGTGTGA
- the LOC18786997 gene encoding probable methyltransferase PMT11, whose product MTILNNGDWLRIPLILKVFGFAMVSITFFYLGKHWSDGSQQLLFFTTTRRAPSTVSLSPNQNKPFNLSSLIPQAQAPPPSPPPPSPPPPPPPDVIQRFGIVDENGTMSDEFEVGDFDPDEVVENWGSWNGSVAESEASGTGKISVKRFELCPKSMSEYIPCLDNVDAIKRLKSTKNGERFERHCPEPARGLNCLVPPPKNYKSPIPWPKSRDEVWFNNVPHTRLVEDKGGQNWITRQKNKFKFPGGGTQFIHGANEYLDHISKVVPDITFGQHIRVVLDVGCGVASFGAYLLSRNVVTMSIAPKDVHENQIQFALERGVPAMIAAFATHRLLYPSQAFDLIHCSRCRINWTRDDGILLLEVNRMLRAGGYFVWAAQPVYKHEEVLEEQWQEMLNLTTRLCWEFVKKDGYVAIWQKPLNNSCYLNRDPGTKPPLCDPSDDPDKVWCVDLKACITRLPENGYGANVTKWPDRLQTPPDRLQSIQFDAYISRKELFRAESRYWHEIIESYVRVLHWKKIRLRNAMDMRAGFGGFAAALIEQNLNSWVMNVVPVSGPNTLPVIYDRGLIGVMHDWCEPFDTYPRTYDLLHAAGLFSIEKKRCNISTIMLEMDRMLRPGGRVYIRDSLSVMDELQAIGNAMGWHINLRDTSEGPHASYRLIIADKRLLTS is encoded by the exons ATGACAATCTTAAACAATGGCGATTGGTTGAGAATCCCACTGATCCTGAAAGTCTTTGGCTTTGCTATGGTCTCAATCACCTTCTTCTACCTCGGCAAGCACTGGTCCGATGGGTCCCAGCAGCTCCTCTTCTTCACCACAACGCGTCGAGCCCCTTCCACCGTCTCCCTCTCACCCAATCAAAACAAGCCTTTCAATCTCTCCTCCCTCATCCCCCAAGCCCAAGCCCCACCGCCATCTCCGCCTCCTCCTTCCCctccgccgccgccgccgcccgATGTGATCCAGAGATTCGGAATCGTCGACGAGAATGGCACCATGTCTGACGAGTTCGAGGTCGGGGATTTCGATCCCGATGAGGTGGTGGAGAATTGGGGGAGTTGGAACGGGTCGGTGGCTGAGAGCGAAGCGAGTGGCACCGGTAAGATTAGTGTTAAGAGGTTCGAGCTCTGCCCGAAGAGTATGAGCGAGTACATACCGTGTTTGGATAATGTGGACGCCATTAAGAGGCTCAAATCGACTAAGAATGGCGAGAGATTCGAGCGGCATTGTCCAGAGCCCGCTCGGGGCTTGAATTGCTTGGTTCCGCCGCCCAAGAATTACAAGAGCCCAATTCCATGGCCTAAAAGCCGCGACGAG GTTTGGTTCAACAATGTGCCTCATACTCGTCTAGTCGAAGATAAAGGGGGTCAGAACTGGATTACACGACAGAAGAACAAGTTTAAGTTTCCTGGAGGTGGTACACAGTTTATACATGGAGCAAATGAATACTTGGATCATATTTCTAAG GTGGTCCCTGACATCACCTTTGGTCAACATATCCGAGTTGTTTTGGATGTTGGATGTGGTGTTGCAAGTTTTGGTGCATATCTGCTGTCGCGAAATGTAGTTACCATGTCAATTGCACCTAAAGACGTCCATGAGAACCAGATTCAATTTGCTCTTGAGCGCGGGGTTCCTGCAATGATAGCAGCATTTGCAACTCACCGTTTGTTGTACCCAAGCCAGGCATTTGACTTGATACATTGCTCACGATGCAGGATTAATTGGACTCGTGATG ATGGGATATTGCTGCTCGAGGTTAATAGGATGCTCAGGGCAGGTGGATACTTTGTTTGGGCAGCACAGCCAGTTTATAAGCATGAAGAAGTTCTAGAGGAGCAGTGGCAAG AAATGCTTAACCTCACCACACGCCTTTGCTGGGAGTTTGTGAAGAAGGATGGCTATGTTGCAATATGGCAAAAGCCTTTAAACAACAGCTGCTATCTAAATCGAGACCCAGGAACCAAACCTCCATTGTGTGATCCAAGTGATGACCCAGACAAAGTTTG GTGTGTTGATCTGAAGGCATGCATCACAAGACTCCCTGAAAACGGTTATGGAGCAAATGTCACAAAATGGCCAGACCGTTTGCAAACTCCCCCTGATAGGCTTCAGAGCATACAATTCGATGCCTATATATCCAGAAAAGAGCTCTTCAGGGCAGAATCTAGATATTGGCATGAAATAATTGAAAGTTATGTTCGTGTTTTACATTGGAAGAAGATTAGATTAAGAAATGCAATGGACATGAGAGCTGGCTTCGGAGG ATTTGCAGCTGCACTAATTgaacaaaatttgaactctTGGGTTATGAATGTGGTTCCTGTTAGCGGCCCGAACACCTTACCGGTTATATATGACCGTGGACTTATAGGAGTTATGCATGACTG GTGTGAACCATTTGATACATACCCACGAACCTACGATTTATTGCATGCAGCCGGCCTCTTCTCTATTGAGAAAAAAAG ATGCAATATCTCGACAATCATGCTGGAGATGGACCGAATGCTAAGACCCGGTGGACGTGTATACATCCGTGACTCTCTTTCTGTCATGGATGAACTTCAAGCGATCGGAAACGCTATGGGTTGGCACATCAATTTGCGAGACACATCTGAGGGGCCTCATGCAAGTTATAGACTCATTATTGCTGATAAACGCCTCTTGACTAGTTGA
- the LOC18787173 gene encoding BTB/POZ and MATH domain-containing protein 3: MPNHKSSRGAQLGEAMSNSKPGVDQESCSRSISETVNGSHRFTIKGYSLAKGMGAGKYIMSDTFTVGGYDWAIYFYPDGKNPEDSSTYVSVFIALVSEGTDVRALFELTLVDQTKSGKDKVHSHFDRALESGPYTLKYRGSMWGYKRFFKRSALETSEFLRDDCLVLNCTVGVVRTRLERPKQFSITVPSSDMGQDLKDFLDSEAGCDIVFQVGDELFKAHKLILAARSPVFRAQFFGLVGDCSIDKVVVKDVEPFIFKAMLLFIYTDKLPDVHEVMGSSPLCTFTVMVQHLLAAADLYNLERLKVLCESKLCEEITTETVATTLALAEQHHCPQLKAVCLKFAANPANLGAVMQSDGYKHLEESCPSMLLELLETFAAVDESSSLLSSRKRSGSSIYGLDLPADGGGAVAESANPNGRRVRRRY; this comes from the exons ATGCCGAATCACAAATCGTCCAGAGGGGCTCAATTGGGTGAAGCCATGTCGAATTCGAAGCCTGGAGTCGACCAGGAGTCGTGTTCGAGATCGATCAGCGAGACTGTCAATGGGTCTCACCGGTTCACGATAAAGGGGTATTCTTTGGCCAAAGGGATGGGTGCCGGAAAGTACATAATGAGCGATACGTTTACGGTGGGTGGCTACGATTGGGCAATTTACTTCTACCCCGACGGCAAAAATCCTGAGGATAGTTCCACGTACGTCTCCGTTTTCATTGCTCTGGTCAGTGAGGGTACGGATGTGAGGGCTTTGTTCGAGCTGACTTTGGTGGACCAGACCAAGAGTGGGAAGGACAAGGTGCATAGCCACTTTGATCGCGCGCTCGAGAGCGGGCCGTACACGTTGAAGTACAGAGGCAGCATGTG GGGTTACAAGAGATTTTTCAAAAGATCAGCCCTCGAAACTTCTGAGTTTCTAAGGGATGATTGCCTTGTATTGAACTGCACTGTTGGAGTTGTCAGAACTCGCCTTGAGCGACCAAAACAATTTTCAATTACTGTACCATCATCAGACATGGGTCAAGATCTTAAGGACTTTCTAGACTCTGAAGCTGGTTGTGACATAGTTTTTCAGGTTGGCGATGAATTGTTTAAAGCTCACAAGTTGATACTTGCTGCCCGTTCTCCTGTATTTAGAGCACAGTTTTTTGGACTTGTCGGGGATTGTAGCATAGATAAAGTAGTTGTGAAGGATGTTGAGCCCTTTATCTTCAAG GCAATGCTTCTGTTTATTTACACGGACAAACTTCCTGATGTACACGAAGTTATGGGCTCATCACCATTGTGCACATTCACTGTCATGGTGCAGCATCTTTTGGCTGCCGCGGACCTGTATAATCTAGAACGACTGAAAGTATTGTGTGAATCAAAGTTGTGTGAAGAAATCACTACTGAAACAGTTGCGACCACACTTGCTCTAGCTGAACAACATCACTGTCCGCAGCTCAAGGCTGTGTGCTTAAAATTTGCAGCAAATCCTGCAAACTTAGGAG CTGTGATGCAATCAGATGGGTACAAGCATCTAGAAGAGAGCTGCCCCTCAATGTTGCTGGAGTTGCTAGAGACATTTGCAGCAGTGGATGAGAGCTCAAGTCTTCTGTCAAGTAGGAAGAGGAGTGGCAGCAGCATATATGGGCTAGACTTGCCAGCAGATGGTGGCGGGGCTGTAGCAGAATCAGCAAATCCCAATGGAAGGCGTGTGAGGCGGCGGTATTAG
- the LOC18784670 gene encoding uncharacterized protein LOC18784670: MESQKTNGSVSFFKMPLHYPRYTKKDYQDMPEWKVNRLLAEYGLSTKGDLAHKREFAMGAFLWPELRHDPNISS, encoded by the coding sequence ATGGAAAGCCAGAAAACCAACGGTAGCGTGAGCTTCTTCAAGATGCCGCTCCACTACCCAAGATATACCAAGAAGGACTACCAGGACATGCCTGAGTGGAAGGTCAACCGGCTTCTTGCAGAGTATGGGTTGTCTACCAAGGGTGACTTGGCTCACAAGAGAGAGTTTGCAATGGGTGCCTTTCTCTGGCCTGAGCTGCGCCATGATCCAAACATCTCTTCATAA
- the LOC18785956 gene encoding ultraviolet-B receptor UVR8 isoform X1: MNGEKNFEEEVKMEEEKEKVVFMWGYLPGALPQRSPLLSPTIVRTPGAEYTYKDVCGGGCGFAMALSESGKIITWGSTDDLGQSYVTSGKHGENPEPFPLPTDASIGKAAAGWAHCVAVTDIGGVYTWGWKECVPSGKFLGEQPMGANVEKDAIERQSSYLNEQVSPRSQGSQSTGGAFSVGDPRGSGEESTKRRRLSSAKQAAESSSSGDEPLSALPCLVTLNPGVRIATVAAGGRHTLALSVSDIGQVWGWGYGGEGQLGLGSRIRMVSSPHPVPCIEPSSYGKDRSAALPRGTMGSEGLGLRVPGNYVKGIACGGRHSAVITDAGAVLTFGWGLYGQCGQGSTDDELSPACVSSLLGIRIEGVAAGLWHTVCISADGDVYAFGGNQFGQLGTGADQAETIPRLLDAPSLENTNAKIVSCGARHSTIITDDDKVFGWGWNKYGQLGLGDVIDRNIPAQVTIDGCVPKNVACGWWHTLLLAEPT, from the exons ATGAATGGGGAGAAAAATTTCGAAGAAGAAGTGAAAATggaagaggagaaagagaaggtGGTGTTCATGTGGGGCTATCTTCCTGGAGCTCTACCGCAAAGGTCGCCTCTTTTGTCGCCGACCATCGTGCGGACGCCCGGCGCCGAGTACACGTATAAGGATGTGTGTGGAGGCGGTTGCGGCTTCGCCATGGCGCTTTCTG AGTCTGGAAAGATTATTACATGGGGTTCAACAGATGATCTAGGTCAAAGCTATGTGACATCTGGGAAGCATGGG GAAAATCCGGAGCCTTTTCCTCTTCCAACTGATGCTTCTATAGGAAAAGCTGCCGCAGGTTGGGCTCATTGTGTTGCAGTCACAG ATATTGGAGGAGTTTACACATGGGGATGGAAAGAGTGTGTTCCGTCTGGAAAGTTTCTTGGAGAGCAACCTATGGGGGCAAACGTTGAAAAGGATGCAATTGAAAGGCAGAGTTCTTATTTGAACGAGCAAG TTAGCCCTCGCTCTCAAGGCTCACAATCCACTGGCGGGGCATTTTCTGTTGGTGATCCTCGAGGATCTGGAGAAGAAAGTACAAAGCGACGAAGATTATCTTCGGCAAAGCAAGCGGCTGAAAGTTCATCATCTGGTGATGAACCTCTCTCAGCATTGCCATGCCTTGTGACATTGAACCCAGGAGTTAGAATAGCTACAGTTGCTGCTGGAGGGCGCCATACTCTGGCATTATCAG TTTCAGATATAGGACAAGTGTGGGGATGGGGCTATGGAGGTGAAGGGCAGCTTGGTCTGGGCTCCCGGATACGTATGGTGTCCTCTCCTCATCCTGTACCTTGCATTGAGCCCTCTTCTTATGGAAAAGATAGATCTGCAGCACTGCCTCGAGGAACCATGGGTTCAGAGGGACTCGGTCTTCGAGTTCCTGGTAATTATGTGAAAGGGATCGCATGTGGAGGGCGACATAGTGCAGTAATCACAG ATGCTGGAGCAGTACTTACTTTTGGTTGGGGGCTGTATGGACAG TGTGGGCAAGGAAGTACAGATGATGAATTAAGCCCGGCTTGTGTATCTTCACTACTGGGTATCCGGATAGAGGGTGTTGCTGCAGGACTGTGGCACACTGTCTGCATTTCAGCTGATGGTGATGTTTATGCATTTGGCGGGAATCAGTTTGGACAGCTGGGAACTGGAGCTGATCAAGCTGAG ACTATACCAAGACTTTTGGATGCTCCAAGTCTGGAAAATACAAATGCAAAGATTGTTTCCTGTGGAGCACGTCATAGTACCATAATCACAG ACGATGATAAAGTTTTCGGCTGGGGATGGAACAAGTACGGTCAG CTTGGCTTGGGTGATGTGATCGACCGCAACATTCCGGCTCAAGTCACAATTGATGGATGTGTGCCAAAAAATGTGGCATGTGGCTGGTGGCATACCTTACTACTTGCTGAACCCACTTGA
- the LOC18785956 gene encoding ultraviolet-B receptor UVR8 isoform X2, with product MNGEKNFEEEVKMEEEKEKVVFMWGYLPGALPQRSPLLSPTIVRTPGAEYTYKDVCGGGCGFAMALSESGKIITWGSTDDLGQSYVTSGKHGENPEPFPLPTDASIGKAAAGWAHCVAVTDIGGVYTWGWKECVPSGKFLGEQPMGANVEKDAIERQSSYLNEQVSPRSQGSQSTGGAFSVGDPRGSGEESTKRRRLSSAKQAAESSSSGDEPLSALPCLVTLNPGVRIATVAAGGRHTLALSDIGQVWGWGYGGEGQLGLGSRIRMVSSPHPVPCIEPSSYGKDRSAALPRGTMGSEGLGLRVPGNYVKGIACGGRHSAVITDAGAVLTFGWGLYGQCGQGSTDDELSPACVSSLLGIRIEGVAAGLWHTVCISADGDVYAFGGNQFGQLGTGADQAETIPRLLDAPSLENTNAKIVSCGARHSTIITDDDKVFGWGWNKYGQLGLGDVIDRNIPAQVTIDGCVPKNVACGWWHTLLLAEPT from the exons ATGAATGGGGAGAAAAATTTCGAAGAAGAAGTGAAAATggaagaggagaaagagaaggtGGTGTTCATGTGGGGCTATCTTCCTGGAGCTCTACCGCAAAGGTCGCCTCTTTTGTCGCCGACCATCGTGCGGACGCCCGGCGCCGAGTACACGTATAAGGATGTGTGTGGAGGCGGTTGCGGCTTCGCCATGGCGCTTTCTG AGTCTGGAAAGATTATTACATGGGGTTCAACAGATGATCTAGGTCAAAGCTATGTGACATCTGGGAAGCATGGG GAAAATCCGGAGCCTTTTCCTCTTCCAACTGATGCTTCTATAGGAAAAGCTGCCGCAGGTTGGGCTCATTGTGTTGCAGTCACAG ATATTGGAGGAGTTTACACATGGGGATGGAAAGAGTGTGTTCCGTCTGGAAAGTTTCTTGGAGAGCAACCTATGGGGGCAAACGTTGAAAAGGATGCAATTGAAAGGCAGAGTTCTTATTTGAACGAGCAAG TTAGCCCTCGCTCTCAAGGCTCACAATCCACTGGCGGGGCATTTTCTGTTGGTGATCCTCGAGGATCTGGAGAAGAAAGTACAAAGCGACGAAGATTATCTTCGGCAAAGCAAGCGGCTGAAAGTTCATCATCTGGTGATGAACCTCTCTCAGCATTGCCATGCCTTGTGACATTGAACCCAGGAGTTAGAATAGCTACAGTTGCTGCTGGAGGGCGCCATACTCTGGCATTATCAG ATATAGGACAAGTGTGGGGATGGGGCTATGGAGGTGAAGGGCAGCTTGGTCTGGGCTCCCGGATACGTATGGTGTCCTCTCCTCATCCTGTACCTTGCATTGAGCCCTCTTCTTATGGAAAAGATAGATCTGCAGCACTGCCTCGAGGAACCATGGGTTCAGAGGGACTCGGTCTTCGAGTTCCTGGTAATTATGTGAAAGGGATCGCATGTGGAGGGCGACATAGTGCAGTAATCACAG ATGCTGGAGCAGTACTTACTTTTGGTTGGGGGCTGTATGGACAG TGTGGGCAAGGAAGTACAGATGATGAATTAAGCCCGGCTTGTGTATCTTCACTACTGGGTATCCGGATAGAGGGTGTTGCTGCAGGACTGTGGCACACTGTCTGCATTTCAGCTGATGGTGATGTTTATGCATTTGGCGGGAATCAGTTTGGACAGCTGGGAACTGGAGCTGATCAAGCTGAG ACTATACCAAGACTTTTGGATGCTCCAAGTCTGGAAAATACAAATGCAAAGATTGTTTCCTGTGGAGCACGTCATAGTACCATAATCACAG ACGATGATAAAGTTTTCGGCTGGGGATGGAACAAGTACGGTCAG CTTGGCTTGGGTGATGTGATCGACCGCAACATTCCGGCTCAAGTCACAATTGATGGATGTGTGCCAAAAAATGTGGCATGTGGCTGGTGGCATACCTTACTACTTGCTGAACCCACTTGA
- the LOC18785956 gene encoding ultraviolet-B receptor UVR8 isoform X3, producing the protein MCVEAVAASPWRFLENPEPFPLPTDASIGKAAAGWAHCVAVTDIGGVYTWGWKECVPSGKFLGEQPMGANVEKDAIERQSSYLNEQVSPRSQGSQSTGGAFSVGDPRGSGEESTKRRRLSSAKQAAESSSSGDEPLSALPCLVTLNPGVRIATVAAGGRHTLALSVSDIGQVWGWGYGGEGQLGLGSRIRMVSSPHPVPCIEPSSYGKDRSAALPRGTMGSEGLGLRVPGNYVKGIACGGRHSAVITDAGAVLTFGWGLYGQCGQGSTDDELSPACVSSLLGIRIEGVAAGLWHTVCISADGDVYAFGGNQFGQLGTGADQAETIPRLLDAPSLENTNAKIVSCGARHSTIITDDDKVFGWGWNKYGQLGLGDVIDRNIPAQVTIDGCVPKNVACGWWHTLLLAEPT; encoded by the exons ATGTGTGTGGAGGCGGTTGCGGCTTCGCCATGGCGCTTTCTG GAAAATCCGGAGCCTTTTCCTCTTCCAACTGATGCTTCTATAGGAAAAGCTGCCGCAGGTTGGGCTCATTGTGTTGCAGTCACAG ATATTGGAGGAGTTTACACATGGGGATGGAAAGAGTGTGTTCCGTCTGGAAAGTTTCTTGGAGAGCAACCTATGGGGGCAAACGTTGAAAAGGATGCAATTGAAAGGCAGAGTTCTTATTTGAACGAGCAAG TTAGCCCTCGCTCTCAAGGCTCACAATCCACTGGCGGGGCATTTTCTGTTGGTGATCCTCGAGGATCTGGAGAAGAAAGTACAAAGCGACGAAGATTATCTTCGGCAAAGCAAGCGGCTGAAAGTTCATCATCTGGTGATGAACCTCTCTCAGCATTGCCATGCCTTGTGACATTGAACCCAGGAGTTAGAATAGCTACAGTTGCTGCTGGAGGGCGCCATACTCTGGCATTATCAG TTTCAGATATAGGACAAGTGTGGGGATGGGGCTATGGAGGTGAAGGGCAGCTTGGTCTGGGCTCCCGGATACGTATGGTGTCCTCTCCTCATCCTGTACCTTGCATTGAGCCCTCTTCTTATGGAAAAGATAGATCTGCAGCACTGCCTCGAGGAACCATGGGTTCAGAGGGACTCGGTCTTCGAGTTCCTGGTAATTATGTGAAAGGGATCGCATGTGGAGGGCGACATAGTGCAGTAATCACAG ATGCTGGAGCAGTACTTACTTTTGGTTGGGGGCTGTATGGACAG TGTGGGCAAGGAAGTACAGATGATGAATTAAGCCCGGCTTGTGTATCTTCACTACTGGGTATCCGGATAGAGGGTGTTGCTGCAGGACTGTGGCACACTGTCTGCATTTCAGCTGATGGTGATGTTTATGCATTTGGCGGGAATCAGTTTGGACAGCTGGGAACTGGAGCTGATCAAGCTGAG ACTATACCAAGACTTTTGGATGCTCCAAGTCTGGAAAATACAAATGCAAAGATTGTTTCCTGTGGAGCACGTCATAGTACCATAATCACAG ACGATGATAAAGTTTTCGGCTGGGGATGGAACAAGTACGGTCAG CTTGGCTTGGGTGATGTGATCGACCGCAACATTCCGGCTCAAGTCACAATTGATGGATGTGTGCCAAAAAATGTGGCATGTGGCTGGTGGCATACCTTACTACTTGCTGAACCCACTTGA